From the Candidatus Krumholzibacteriota bacterium genome, one window contains:
- a CDS encoding GGDEF domain-containing protein: protein MHRELKKDYHDFLLNLIPRHLLSDERIESIIDALSLNDRKNLVREAYLSMEELREKGVFIKKGVRESGNRINIEYEEVGNQKRFTLEMNKSELKAVSPLKSEEEQKELIPGVFAKIISALSLNSSMTIVGKINKILSLAPRVKANSRAFLLLNNKLNIVGTHSSKNIFEKDIDDILKNQLYGKVLKRKRLLIILDSLGMKNSFFELNNNVKKLVLFPLISAGKKIGVLEIHCFNGDDIGKATLLNLFIVGQGIIRLLKNSIQLEQMVSVDKLTGVNNRNYYETQVPLELERASRDKKFLAFLIMDIDHFKVFNDKYGHDTGDEVLRLIARTIKSHLRKIDLFIRFGGEEFVAVLPGANREAAMRTAERLRNVIEKTKFTMEDGKELNITISIGGSIFPVDAKNQTELFKNADKSLLKAKRNGRNRVIFF from the coding sequence ATGCACCGGGAATTAAAAAAAGATTATCACGATTTTCTTTTAAATCTTATTCCAAGACATTTACTTTCAGATGAGCGTATCGAGAGTATTATTGACGCTCTCTCCCTTAATGACCGCAAAAATCTGGTAAGAGAGGCATACCTTTCCATGGAGGAACTGCGCGAAAAAGGTGTTTTTATTAAGAAAGGGGTTAGAGAATCCGGAAATAGAATTAATATCGAATACGAAGAGGTCGGAAATCAAAAACGATTTACACTCGAGATGAATAAAAGTGAATTAAAGGCAGTATCACCATTAAAAAGTGAGGAAGAGCAAAAGGAACTTATCCCCGGAGTTTTCGCGAAGATAATTTCCGCTTTATCTTTAAATAGTTCCATGACTATTGTGGGTAAGATTAATAAAATATTGTCGTTGGCCCCGCGGGTTAAAGCAAATTCAAGAGCTTTTCTGTTACTGAACAACAAATTGAATATAGTCGGCACTCATAGCAGTAAAAATATTTTTGAAAAAGATATCGATGATATTTTAAAAAACCAGCTTTACGGAAAAGTATTAAAAAGAAAGAGACTTCTTATTATATTAGATTCTTTGGGAATGAAGAATAGCTTCTTCGAATTAAACAATAATGTAAAAAAACTCGTTTTGTTCCCTTTGATTTCTGCGGGAAAAAAGATCGGAGTCTTGGAGATACACTGTTTTAACGGTGATGATATTGGAAAAGCAACTTTACTAAATTTATTCATTGTGGGACAGGGAATAATAAGGCTGCTTAAAAATAGCATTCAATTAGAACAGATGGTGTCCGTAGATAAACTGACAGGTGTAAATAATCGAAATTATTATGAAACTCAAGTACCCCTTGAGCTCGAGAGAGCCTCGAGGGACAAGAAGTTTCTCGCGTTTTTGATTATGGATATTGATCACTTCAAGGTGTTCAATGATAAGTACGGCCACGATACAGGGGATGAAGTGCTGAGACTTATTGCCAGGACGATTAAGAGCCATTTGAGAAAAATTGATCTTTTCATCCGTTTTGGAGGCGAAGAGTTTGTTGCTGTGCTTCCCGGCGCCAATAGAGAGGCGGCGATGAGAACCGCCGAGCGTCTGAGAAATGTTATTGAAAAGACTAAATTCACGATGGAAGATGGGAAAGAGCTCAATATTACGATAAGCATAGGAGGGTCAATTTTTCCCGTTGACGCTAAAAATCAGACTGAACTTTTCAAAAACGCGGACAAGTCGTTGTTGAAGGCGAAAAGGAATGGAAGGAACAGAGTTATTTTCTTTTAG
- a CDS encoding glucose-1-phosphate adenylyltransferase family protein translates to MIDLVAFILAGGKGQRLSALTRYRAKPAVPFAGAYRIIDFTLTNCVRSGISRVFVLTQYISRSLVRHLGIGKPWDLDRREGGLALLHPRLGYKGADWYKGTADAIYQNIHVLEELERENVLILSGDHVYREDYGKFLEFHLESGANATMGVVDVPDELINQCGIATVDSDGNIEMFEEKPERSDSNLASMGIYIFKRKFLISILKRLKKKYENLDFGKHIIPYLTSNKQLSAYRFKGYWLDIGTIKSYFRASQGLLDPRFGFDFYSNSSILTVPDDNPPMAIGKGVSVRNSMICGGCFIRGDVSSSILSPGVEIEEGAVVENSIIFHRCRIGAGARIKNTIIDKGSEVGEETSIGYGDKNIVNILQPSYLDSGITLIGRRTIIPAGISVGTNCLLTGSPREAMIDKRDYPDGNFFVSEREEP, encoded by the coding sequence TTGATTGATTTAGTTGCTTTTATACTGGCTGGCGGAAAGGGTCAGAGATTAAGTGCTCTAACAAGATACAGAGCAAAACCGGCTGTTCCGTTCGCTGGAGCTTACAGAATAATTGATTTTACATTGACAAATTGCGTAAGATCCGGGATATCACGTGTTTTTGTCCTTACTCAGTATATTTCACGTTCACTTGTGCGGCATCTTGGAATAGGGAAACCCTGGGACCTTGACAGAAGAGAGGGGGGGCTCGCGCTCCTTCATCCCCGGTTGGGTTATAAGGGAGCTGACTGGTATAAAGGGACAGCTGACGCGATTTATCAGAATATCCACGTCTTGGAAGAACTCGAGCGTGAAAATGTCCTTATTCTCTCGGGTGATCATGTCTACAGGGAAGATTACGGCAAGTTTCTGGAATTTCACTTAGAATCCGGGGCAAATGCCACAATGGGAGTTGTTGACGTTCCAGATGAACTAATAAACCAATGTGGTATAGCGACTGTCGATTCAGATGGAAATATTGAGATGTTTGAGGAAAAACCGGAGAGAAGCGACAGTAATCTTGCTTCAATGGGAATATATATTTTTAAGAGAAAATTCCTGATATCTATCCTCAAAAGGTTGAAAAAGAAATATGAGAACCTGGATTTCGGCAAACACATTATTCCATACCTAACTTCGAATAAACAGTTGTCCGCGTATAGATTCAAGGGATATTGGCTGGATATAGGAACAATAAAGAGCTACTTCAGAGCCAGCCAGGGTTTGCTTGATCCCCGCTTCGGGTTTGATTTCTACAGTAATTCAAGTATCCTGACAGTTCCCGACGACAACCCGCCAATGGCCATCGGGAAAGGTGTTTCTGTAAGGAATTCCATGATATGCGGGGGATGCTTTATAAGAGGTGATGTTTCTTCCTCTATTTTATCACCGGGAGTTGAGATCGAGGAAGGCGCGGTTGTAGAGAACTCGATTATTTTCCACAGGTGCCGGATTGGAGCGGGAGCTAGAATAAAGAATACTATTATAGACAAAGGTTCTGAAGTTGGGGAAGAAACATCAATAGGTTATGGGGATAAAAATATTGTTAACATTCTTCAACCATCATACCTTGATTCCGGGATTACACTGATAGGTAGAAGAACCATAATACCCGCGGGTATCAGTGTAGGCACCAATTGTCTTTTAACCGGGTCACCAAGAGAAGCAATGATTGATAAGAGGGATTACCCCGATGGTAATTTTTTTGTTTCGGAGAGAGAAGAACCCTGA
- the glgD gene encoding glucose-1-phosphate adenylyltransferase subunit GlgD, with amino-acid sequence MKVISFILAGGSGKELGVLTRHRAKTAIPFGGRYRLIDFCLSNCANSGVKDIFVLAQYNPKSLINHIGMGKPWDLDRKTGGVYILQPSYNGEIAQWYKGTADALLQNLDLISDSDADYVLILSGDQVYTMNYQNIINQHIESSKPVTIAFKEIDPSMNQSLGMLSVNDSRVITGFVEKPRSSNYKYAFMGIYLFNREYLIKSLYNKPRDLVFDLLMPQIEDRMVGGYEFKSFWQDVGSLSVYYRTSMGLLEDRSFLLDKDLPMFTRNKELAPSRFLSESNVTNSILGSGCTISGNVENSIIFPGVYISEGVSIEDSIILPFSKINRNAVIKSAVIDKMVKVEEDVIIGVDTDDSSGGFITTIGKGSKIKKNTKIGKGTMVEPESIVSEDLV; translated from the coding sequence GTGAAAGTAATTTCTTTTATTCTAGCCGGTGGTTCAGGAAAAGAACTCGGTGTTCTTACGAGACATAGGGCGAAAACGGCGATACCGTTTGGGGGAAGATACCGTTTAATAGATTTTTGTCTGAGTAATTGCGCGAATTCCGGGGTCAAGGATATCTTTGTTCTTGCTCAATACAACCCAAAATCATTAATCAATCATATCGGAATGGGAAAACCTTGGGATTTGGACCGTAAAACCGGTGGAGTATATATTCTGCAACCCTCCTATAACGGGGAAATAGCTCAATGGTACAAGGGGACAGCAGACGCGCTTCTGCAGAACTTGGACCTAATAAGCGATTCAGACGCGGATTATGTACTGATATTATCCGGGGATCAAGTATATACTATGAATTATCAGAATATTATAAATCAGCATATAGAATCTTCCAAGCCGGTCACAATTGCTTTTAAAGAGATAGATCCGTCAATGAATCAATCCCTTGGAATGTTAAGTGTTAACGATTCCAGAGTGATCACCGGTTTTGTGGAGAAACCCCGTTCGTCAAACTACAAGTATGCCTTTATGGGGATATATCTTTTCAACAGAGAGTATCTGATCAAATCGTTGTATAATAAGCCGAGAGATTTGGTTTTTGATTTGTTGATGCCCCAAATAGAGGATAGAATGGTGGGGGGATATGAATTTAAATCATTCTGGCAGGATGTAGGTTCACTGTCAGTTTATTATAGAACATCAATGGGTTTGTTGGAGGACCGTTCCTTTCTGCTGGATAAGGATTTGCCGATGTTTACAAGGAACAAGGAGCTGGCTCCTTCAAGATTTCTTTCAGAAAGCAATGTTACCAATTCGATTTTAGGAAGTGGTTGCACTATTAGCGGTAATGTTGAAAATTCCATCATTTTTCCGGGAGTATATATATCTGAAGGAGTATCCATTGAAGATAGCATCATACTGCCTTTCTCAAAGATAAATAGAAATGCTGTAATAAAAAGTGCGGTAATTGATAAAATGGTTAAGGTAGAAGAAGATGTGATTATCGGAGTTGATACTGACGATTCTTCCGGTGGATTTATAACAACTATAGGTAAGGGAAGTAAGATAAAGAAGAATACAAAAATCGGAAAAGGAACTATGGTTGAACCTGAGAGTATAGTTTCGGAGGATTTGGTTTGA
- a CDS encoding LysM peptidoglycan-binding domain-containing protein produces the protein MKHRYLILLIITTVFAAQGCFFPFAKKGIDRKYRSESVYLIFPHLIQYRNAHDRATYFYYLGDLKTTVSSCDSLLKNISELINTNPSKSICLYLDSLKEETLALRHRAIDEINERGWETHVNALLDSIARNHVVEEKIEIVYNWRTKHWLDHFQSKGRRTFQRWLERVAKYRDIIEPILVENNISRDFLYLAVIESGLNPRARSYAKAVGPWQFLAGTGRTFNLRINWWIDERRDIIASTYAAAHYLKHLHNLFGDWQLALAAYNSGQYRVAYAISRQQTRNYWRLRLPDQTRWFVPKFMAALTIGRSPEKYGFKKPTESPLKFDLIEVKKSTDLRLIAKAANCTFTHMKKLNPALKRWATPPNMSIRLKVPEGKGLKVLKILSGIDPSQRVSWHRHVIKSGETISTIASLYDISQSELIRINKIRTPRLIRAGQTLMVPVKEVENNLIAGTHSPYLEAPNLPDKIRIKKKRVPSNHKKIIYKVKQGDNLSEIAEIFETDLKDLRLWNNLEYSSLIKPGRELSIFVPPGFIPVEGNAKKTKMIYIVKEGDTLSSISSKYGTSIADILKWNTNIKKNKLYPGNRLTIFVDPVQGSSLSETKKLPSG, from the coding sequence ATGAAACACAGATATTTAATTTTACTAATTATAACGACGGTATTTGCCGCCCAGGGTTGTTTCTTCCCCTTTGCCAAAAAGGGTATTGACAGGAAATATCGTTCTGAAAGTGTTTATTTAATATTTCCACATCTTATCCAGTACAGGAATGCTCACGACAGGGCAACATACTTCTATTACCTCGGAGATCTGAAGACTACCGTTTCATCCTGCGACTCATTGCTGAAAAATATTTCTGAATTAATAAACACAAACCCTTCAAAATCGATCTGTCTTTATCTTGATTCACTTAAGGAAGAAACTCTCGCGTTAAGACATAGGGCTATTGATGAAATTAATGAAAGAGGATGGGAAACTCACGTTAATGCCCTTCTTGATTCTATTGCCAGAAATCATGTCGTAGAAGAAAAAATAGAAATAGTTTACAACTGGAGAACAAAACACTGGCTTGATCATTTCCAGAGTAAAGGGCGAAGAACTTTTCAGAGATGGCTTGAACGAGTAGCAAAATACAGAGATATTATCGAACCTATTCTGGTGGAAAATAACATAAGCCGTGATTTTCTCTATTTGGCTGTAATAGAAAGCGGACTGAACCCCAGGGCTCGTTCATATGCTAAAGCGGTTGGTCCCTGGCAATTTCTGGCCGGTACTGGAAGAACGTTTAACCTTCGCATCAACTGGTGGATCGATGAACGGAGAGATATAATCGCTTCTACCTACGCGGCGGCTCACTATCTAAAACATTTGCATAATCTTTTTGGTGATTGGCAATTAGCTCTGGCGGCTTATAATAGCGGTCAATATCGCGTGGCATACGCTATTTCACGACAGCAAACCAGAAACTACTGGCGTTTAAGGCTGCCCGACCAAACTCGATGGTTTGTCCCAAAGTTCATGGCGGCTCTTACTATCGGAAGATCACCCGAAAAGTACGGATTCAAGAAGCCGACAGAATCACCCCTGAAATTCGATCTTATTGAAGTAAAGAAATCCACAGACTTGAGACTTATCGCGAAAGCTGCTAACTGCACATTCACTCACATGAAGAAACTTAATCCGGCACTCAAAAGATGGGCTACTCCTCCAAACATGTCAATCAGATTAAAGGTTCCCGAAGGAAAGGGATTAAAGGTATTAAAAATACTGTCCGGCATTGACCCTTCCCAGCGAGTTTCCTGGCACAGGCATGTGATAAAGAGTGGAGAAACTATATCAACAATAGCTTCACTATATGATATTTCGCAGTCGGAATTAATTCGTATAAATAAGATTCGAACTCCACGGTTAATCCGCGCCGGACAGACACTTATGGTTCCCGTAAAAGAAGTAGAAAACAATTTGATTGCTGGAACACATTCTCCTTATCTTGAAGCGCCTAATTTGCCGGACAAAATCAGAATTAAAAAGAAAAGAGTTCCCTCGAATCACAAGAAAATAATATATAAAGTTAAACAAGGTGATAACTTGAGTGAAATTGCCGAAATCTTCGAAACTGATCTTAAAGACCTTAGGTTATGGAATAACCTCGAATACTCTTCTCTTATCAAACCGGGCAGGGAATTGTCGATTTTCGTCCCTCCCGGCTTTATCCCCGTGGAAGGTAATGCCAAGAAAACAAAAATGATTTATATAGTAAAAGAAGGAGATACATTAAGCTCTATTTCAAGCAAATACGGTACTTCTATCGCTGATATTCTGAAATGGAATACAAATATAAAAAAGAACAAACTCTATCCCGGAAACCGGCTGACTATTTTTGTCGATCCTGTTCAGGGTTCTTCTCTCTCCGAAACAAAAAAATTACCATCGGGGTAA